TTTCGGCCAGCCAACCAGCGTCGTAGGGATCATCGTTGATCAGGGACGGGTTGTCAAGCAGCTCGTGGTTTACCTCCGTCACGGTGCCGCTGAACGGCGCATACAGCTCGGCCACCGTCTTGCGGGCCTCGACGGAGCCCATGGAATCCTCCTGCTCGACCTCATCTCCCTCGTCGGGCAGCTCCACGGAGGCAACGGCACCCAATGCGTCCTGGGCAAAATCGGTGATGCCGACCACGGCGGTGCGCCCCTCACGCCGCACCCAGAGGTGTTCCCGCGTATACTTGAGTTCCTCGGGGATATCCATCGACTACTCCAGTACGATCCGCTCAAGGAACGAGGTGTCGACATTCCCTTCGATGAAATCCTTGTTGGCCATGATCCGCTTGTGGAAGAAGATGGTGGTCTTGATCCCCTCGATGATGTACTCGTCCAGGGCCCGGGCCATGCGACGGATGGCGTCCTCGCGAGTCTCGGCATGGACGATCAGTTTGCCGATCATGGAGTCGTAGTGGGGCA
The window above is part of the Trichlorobacter ammonificans genome. Proteins encoded here:
- the gcvH gene encoding glycine cleavage system protein GcvH is translated as MDIPEELKYTREHLWVRREGRTAVVGITDFAQDALGAVASVELPDEGDEVEQEDSMGSVEARKTVAELYAPFSGTVTEVNHELLDNPSLINDDPYDAGWLAEISVDDPDELKSLMSADDYLEYIEDRDV